In one window of Methanocorpusculum sp. DNA:
- a CDS encoding orotidine 5'-phosphate decarboxylase / HUMPS family protein → MQSPILQVALDVTELTRAQKIAEEALAGGADWIEIGTPLVKSEGMQAVRSLRAQFPTTTLVADLKTADTGGMEVEMAAKAGANIVCVLANTDNAVIIDALRGASLYGVQIMADMMNVEDVITRARELADLGVQIINAHVGIDQQMEGKDPLDLLDKLGNLPIKIAVAGGLNAETASKAAARGADIVIIGGSIIKAADVTKATRNVRDAIDRPTEGTSVKISLDDTIRELLEQVSAPNVTDALYRKGAMSGLFVQYVPKKMIGKAVTVQTFGGDWSKPVQAIDECRPGDVLVISNDKRTDIAPWGELATRSAENKGIAGIIIDGAIRDWDDITTLATPVYATSIQPNAGEPKGFGEINADIFCCGQAVRPGDWLIGDQSGVVVIPRERAYEVARRAVEVQKTEVRIREEIRRGGTLGSLSQLLRWEKK, encoded by the coding sequence ATGCAAAGCCCTATCCTCCAGGTGGCCCTTGACGTAACCGAACTTACGCGGGCACAAAAAATAGCAGAAGAGGCACTGGCGGGCGGTGCTGACTGGATAGAAATAGGCACCCCTCTTGTAAAAAGTGAAGGAATGCAGGCCGTTCGCTCGCTTCGAGCTCAGTTTCCGACCACCACGCTCGTTGCTGACCTGAAAACTGCCGATACCGGCGGGATGGAAGTCGAGATGGCAGCAAAAGCAGGAGCAAATATCGTCTGCGTTCTCGCAAATACAGATAACGCAGTTATTATAGATGCCTTACGCGGAGCCTCTCTATACGGAGTGCAGATCATGGCAGACATGATGAATGTCGAGGACGTGATCACGCGTGCGAGAGAGCTTGCCGACCTTGGGGTCCAGATCATCAATGCCCATGTAGGTATCGACCAGCAGATGGAAGGGAAGGATCCGCTGGACCTTCTGGATAAACTCGGGAACCTACCGATCAAAATAGCCGTCGCCGGAGGACTGAATGCAGAAACGGCATCCAAAGCTGCGGCACGGGGAGCTGACATCGTGATCATCGGAGGGTCGATCATCAAAGCAGCCGATGTCACCAAGGCCACTCGAAATGTTCGGGATGCGATTGACCGCCCGACAGAGGGAACCTCGGTAAAAATCAGTCTGGATGACACGATCCGCGAACTTCTCGAACAGGTATCCGCCCCGAACGTAACGGACGCTCTTTACCGGAAAGGAGCCATGAGCGGGCTTTTTGTTCAGTATGTTCCGAAGAAAATGATTGGAAAAGCGGTCACTGTACAAACGTTCGGCGGGGACTGGTCAAAACCGGTCCAGGCGATTGATGAATGCAGACCGGGAGATGTTCTCGTTATCAGCAATGATAAAAGAACCGACATAGCGCCGTGGGGCGAACTTGCCACGCGCTCGGCTGAGAACAAAGGGATCGCAGGGATAATTATCGACGGGGCCATACGTGACTGGGACGATATCACCACACTCGCGACGCCCGTTTATGCAACGAGCATTCAGCCAAATGCAGGAGAACCTAAAGGATTTGGCGAGATCAACGCCGACATATTCTGCTGCGGTCAGGCAGTGAGACCGGGAGACTGGCTGATCGGGGATCAGTCAGGTGTCGTCGTCATCCCGCGAGAACGGGCATACGAAGTAGCACGGCGTGCAGTCGAGGTCCAAAAAACAGAGGTCAGGATCAGGGAAGAGATTCGGAGAGGAGGGACGCTCGGCAGTCTCTCGCAGCTTCTCCGGTGGGAGAAAAAGTGA
- a CDS encoding ATP-binding protein: MNIKNKLYIVLEDMTPHIYSDAQLVMNGKIYNSEENCYGNGWSWEAGSRVLSLYSYHGTGIDCVGNLSLITSGAENTIVGKHRPGIRVRSGDLTILGEGSLILTDSETGICVDSGKLCITSVHVGISGVVCGIHAQKGIAISGSTISILSQDTGIKSGSCAGITTDASSLQIIAAGVGIECTGHLQLDGGTHLIETPDGIGIHVCDGSCTLKNCFLRVASRKVGIIVGKGDLQISSVTAEISAGTGISVSGSLIGTNLHLFINGEDAGILVNGDLCRLSDGSCAVLGNVALSFSNDAAFSQMNVTVEGELTGILTGAGFCLEDSSVSVISGKETGVRVGTDMIFSGRSLEIRGRTGLVVNGNLEVSHGNLTSINEGTGIDVGGTYTQKSGMICGTGMAGDGIRVGKLMTVLGGKIDATGYLTGLTVLDDLTLTSGLLAASGKTGLRVAGSFEDLGGYLTVFGDEFGLYISGGIASFGDAVVDIAGDVAFYTGNAVNISGGAVQISGRYAGIFSCSGDVLIHSGMHDISADTYGILVTCGSVYAKGGSLQIRTTDIEESSSGVFLGNGDLIVSGTHLNISGGMYGVRGEQSTVSVMNSGLDAEGSVCGIAVKRLSFTGGTLTAYGKKAALCLEDHESICEKDIVTICGKSGVSAESGPYADQKYVHLYPKHFARLIIPATVESLDEIVQWVDASLRPNGVPEPFISKMTLVIEELFVNIVNYAYPNEPGSVLFTMYIAPCLKLIISDTGVPFNPLEFSEPDVTLPIDDRTVGGLGIFLSKKLTDRITYERVNGTNVLTVYKKLYT, from the coding sequence ATGAATATCAAAAACAAACTATACATCGTACTTGAGGATATGACACCGCACATCTATTCCGACGCCCAACTAGTCATGAACGGAAAAATCTACAATTCTGAAGAGAATTGTTACGGAAACGGCTGGAGCTGGGAGGCAGGATCTCGGGTTCTTTCACTTTATTCATATCACGGAACTGGGATCGACTGTGTGGGGAATCTCTCTCTCATTACCTCGGGTGCAGAAAATACCATAGTTGGGAAACACCGCCCGGGGATACGTGTGCGAAGTGGTGATCTGACTATCCTGGGAGAAGGATCACTCATTCTTACTGATAGTGAAACCGGTATCTGTGTTGATTCGGGAAAATTGTGCATAACGTCGGTACATGTGGGTATATCCGGCGTGGTATGCGGTATCCATGCACAAAAAGGCATCGCGATCTCCGGCTCGACCATCAGTATACTATCTCAGGATACTGGTATCAAATCCGGTTCCTGTGCCGGCATAACCACAGATGCATCATCTCTTCAGATCATTGCGGCCGGTGTCGGCATTGAGTGTACCGGTCATCTTCAGTTGGATGGGGGGACCCATCTGATCGAGACGCCGGACGGGATAGGGATACATGTCTGTGATGGTTCATGTACTCTCAAAAACTGTTTCCTGAGGGTTGCCTCCCGGAAGGTAGGGATCATCGTTGGAAAGGGTGATCTGCAGATATCTTCAGTCACTGCCGAAATCAGTGCGGGAACCGGCATTTCGGTCAGCGGATCACTTATCGGAACAAATCTCCATCTCTTCATCAATGGAGAGGATGCCGGTATCCTCGTCAACGGGGATCTTTGCCGCCTCTCAGACGGGAGTTGTGCGGTTTTGGGAAATGTGGCGCTATCCTTTTCGAATGACGCCGCTTTCTCTCAGATGAATGTCACGGTCGAAGGGGAATTGACAGGTATCTTAACGGGAGCGGGCTTTTGTTTGGAAGACAGCTCTGTTTCTGTCATCAGCGGAAAAGAGACCGGCGTCCGTGTTGGAACAGATATGATCTTTTCCGGCAGGAGTCTCGAGATCCGGGGCCGAACTGGCCTTGTTGTCAACGGAAATCTTGAGGTATCTCATGGAAATCTGACCTCGATCAATGAAGGTACCGGGATAGATGTGGGGGGGACATATACCCAGAAGTCCGGTATGATCTGCGGGACCGGAATGGCTGGGGACGGGATACGTGTCGGAAAATTGATGACAGTCCTTGGCGGCAAGATCGATGCGACCGGATATTTGACCGGTCTTACTGTTCTCGACGATCTCACTCTTACGTCCGGTCTGCTGGCCGCTTCGGGAAAGACCGGGCTCCGGGTAGCAGGATCCTTCGAAGATCTCGGGGGATATCTTACGGTATTTGGTGATGAGTTTGGTCTGTATATCTCCGGCGGCATCGCCAGTTTTGGTGATGCGGTCGTTGATATTGCCGGTGATGTTGCATTCTATACTGGGAATGCCGTGAACATTTCCGGCGGGGCGGTCCAGATATCCGGGCGTTACGCCGGTATCTTCTCCTGCAGCGGTGATGTCCTGATCCACAGCGGAATGCATGACATATCTGCGGATACCTATGGCATACTGGTTACCTGCGGATCGGTTTATGCAAAGGGCGGGTCCCTCCAGATAAGAACGACCGATATCGAAGAGAGCTCCAGTGGGGTCTTTCTTGGCAATGGGGATCTTATCGTTTCCGGGACGCATCTGAATATTTCCGGCGGCATGTATGGGGTGAGGGGCGAACAAAGTACTGTGTCGGTAATGAATTCCGGTCTTGATGCTGAAGGAAGTGTGTGCGGGATCGCAGTAAAACGTCTTTCCTTCACGGGCGGGACGCTTACCGCATACGGGAAAAAAGCAGCTCTCTGTCTGGAAGATCACGAATCTATCTGTGAAAAAGACATCGTCACCATCTGCGGCAAATCCGGTGTCAGTGCCGAATCCGGTCCATATGCTGATCAGAAGTATGTTCACCTGTATCCAAAGCATTTTGCCAGGCTCATCATCCCGGCAACTGTCGAAAGTTTGGATGAGATCGTTCAGTGGGTTGACGCATCACTTCGTCCAAATGGTGTCCCCGAGCCCTTCATCTCAAAGATGACGCTTGTGATCGAAGAGCTGTTTGTCAATATCGTGAACTATGCCTATCCGAATGAACCTGGCTCTGTGCTCTTTACGATGTATATCGCCCCTTGTCTGAAACTGATCATTTCCGATACCGGGGTGCCGTTTAATCCACTGGAGTTTTCAGAGCCGGATGTTACGCTGCCGATTGATGATCGCACGGTGGGCGGTTTGGGTATATTCCTGTCTAAAAAACTGACGGACAGGATCACTTATGAAAGAGTGAACGGAACGAACGTCCTGACCGTTTACAAAAAACTCTATACCTAG
- a CDS encoding STAS domain-containing protein, with protein sequence MKITKTVKESKLILELDGKLDTRSAPEFRRCAESSLDGISAITLNFAKLTYMSSVGLSIILTLKKQLGPAGTLVIINAHGLVREVFEISGFDDLLAKE encoded by the coding sequence ATGAAAATCACAAAAACTGTTAAAGAATCCAAACTAATCCTTGAGCTGGATGGTAAACTCGATACTCGAAGCGCTCCTGAGTTTCGAAGGTGTGCCGAGTCGTCCCTTGATGGGATCTCCGCAATTACGCTCAATTTTGCAAAACTTACCTACATGTCCAGTGTGGGTCTTTCGATCATTCTGACCCTGAAAAAGCAGCTTGGTCCTGCCGGGACATTAGTGATAATCAATGCTCACGGTCTGGTCCGTGAAGTCTTTGAGATTTCGGGGTTCGATGATCTTCTGGCAAAAGAGTAA
- a CDS encoding PP2C family protein-serine/threonine phosphatase: MNDFLLNWISSMGMLALVWGFCAAMVDLTLTRRYPHLHTALLWTGGFLTLVVLTSLVDVIYEALVFLIPSGYDFISFIADSLFVAVVGIWFIFVSWRIYRGTISSKIFIASFILFIGLSSSDLSFSIVHMIFPWDLYQLKFATCVLILIILTIGLILTNRFLIKTMQETNRDLRGDFRNVLFIPLAIYLTYAVICCLWNSQEGNIFFIPEITTKIIFIIMVILLNMQVLYGIKKAIKQIHIDEEMLLAHDLQSSILPSPARFENIPGAEIFASISESDGVGGDFYDIIRIGDYHLAFVIADVSGKGISAALMMMRVKTMIKMSVRALFTQPGRMLTIVNQEIMENNDTCRFVTIFLGLLNLKTGRFTYSCAGHNPPILCTGGTCDSLVCEKAPGLGIMDHEYIDHRTVLKRTDTLFMYTDGVTDAQNKNGEMYGMDRLLSIVQRSEDPQNMINSVTEDINVFAGGSIQADDMTMLAVRYTGE; the protein is encoded by the coding sequence ATGAATGATTTTCTCCTAAACTGGATAAGTTCCATGGGTATGCTCGCCCTAGTTTGGGGATTTTGCGCAGCCATGGTGGATCTAACCCTGACACGAAGATATCCCCATCTGCACACTGCATTACTCTGGACAGGAGGATTTCTGACACTTGTTGTTCTAACCTCTTTAGTTGATGTAATCTACGAGGCGCTTGTTTTCCTCATACCAAGCGGATATGATTTCATTTCTTTTATTGCAGACAGCCTGTTTGTAGCAGTGGTCGGCATCTGGTTTATTTTTGTGTCATGGCGGATATACCGCGGAACCATATCTTCCAAAATCTTCATAGCATCGTTTATTCTTTTTATCGGTCTGAGCAGCTCTGATCTGTCGTTTAGTATCGTGCATATGATCTTTCCCTGGGATCTCTATCAACTGAAGTTTGCAACTTGCGTTCTGATTTTGATAATTCTGACGATCGGTCTGATCCTGACGAATCGTTTCCTGATCAAAACAATGCAGGAAACAAACAGAGACCTGCGTGGGGATTTTCGAAATGTCCTGTTCATCCCCCTCGCGATCTATCTGACCTATGCAGTCATCTGCTGCCTGTGGAATAGTCAGGAAGGGAACATATTTTTCATTCCGGAAATAACAACCAAAATCATTTTCATCATCATGGTTATTCTGCTCAATATGCAAGTATTATACGGGATAAAAAAGGCCATCAAACAGATCCATATCGATGAAGAGATGCTCCTTGCACATGATCTGCAGTCGAGCATTCTCCCATCACCCGCACGATTTGAAAACATACCGGGAGCAGAAATATTTGCATCGATCTCTGAATCAGATGGAGTGGGTGGAGATTTCTATGATATTATCCGGATCGGGGACTATCATCTTGCCTTTGTCATTGCCGATGTATCAGGCAAAGGCATTTCTGCAGCACTCATGATGATGCGTGTCAAAACCATGATCAAGATGTCAGTGCGGGCATTATTTACCCAACCCGGCAGGATGCTCACCATAGTTAACCAGGAAATTATGGAAAACAATGACACCTGCAGGTTCGTCACGATCTTTCTCGGGCTGCTTAACCTCAAAACCGGCCGATTCACCTATTCATGTGCCGGACACAATCCCCCAATACTCTGCACAGGTGGAACATGTGACTCGCTTGTCTGTGAAAAAGCACCAGGACTTGGAATTATGGACCACGAATACATAGATCATCGAACAGTTCTGAAGAGAACTGATACGCTGTTTATGTACACTGACGGAGTAACGGATGCACAGAACAAAAATGGCGAAATGTACGGAATGGACCGGCTCCTTTCGATCGTGCAGAGATCAGAAGATCCGCAAAATATGATCAATTCGGTAACTGAAGATATAAACGTCTTTGCCGGAGGAAGCATACAAGCAGACGATATGACGATGCTCGCGGTCAGATACACTGGAGAATAA
- a CDS encoding metal-dependent hydrolase, translating into MLIFHHLFLGLIAGIILAVLLSNKWAVLYGGIGAVLPDLLDKPLGQILLVDTLNYGRIYAHTLILAVILIIFGLAIWYQNRKRILLLCIGAGILIHQLGDAMWETPVTWFWPFLGPFPPSSEIYPPIPEGYLPYLYLASWILAVIAGAAVIAVLYRHLGQYLTEGTRGKRILTGTGMILAGTGTMLLVKYLIWNLFLTGPWTNYFGTMYLHELLSISEWVYGLASLILVLLILDYPVRFSETTKKHIIKICGAGVVIISLCIALLISLGIPVDAVYGEMIWRILAVSGLFCGGIVLLFLGNKLSSLPDEGVYPKR; encoded by the coding sequence ATGCTGATTTTTCATCATCTTTTTCTCGGCCTGATTGCAGGGATCATCCTCGCAGTGCTTCTTTCGAATAAATGGGCAGTGCTCTACGGAGGGATAGGAGCGGTCCTGCCGGATCTTCTCGACAAACCGCTTGGACAGATTCTTCTCGTCGATACATTGAACTATGGAAGGATCTACGCCCACACTTTGATCTTAGCGGTGATCCTGATCATTTTTGGACTCGCTATATGGTATCAGAACCGAAAACGGATCCTTCTTCTCTGTATAGGAGCAGGTATTCTTATCCATCAGCTCGGTGATGCCATGTGGGAAACACCCGTGACCTGGTTCTGGCCGTTTCTCGGACCTTTCCCTCCTTCATCCGAGATCTACCCCCCGATACCTGAGGGATATCTGCCGTATCTATATCTGGCATCATGGATACTGGCAGTGATCGCGGGAGCAGCGGTGATAGCCGTGTTGTACCGTCATCTGGGTCAGTATCTCACAGAAGGGACCAGAGGTAAGCGGATTCTCACTGGAACAGGCATGATACTGGCGGGAACAGGGACAATGCTTCTCGTAAAATATCTCATCTGGAATCTGTTTCTCACCGGCCCCTGGACGAATTATTTTGGAACCATGTATCTTCATGAACTGTTGTCAATATCAGAGTGGGTATACGGTCTCGCCTCCCTCATACTAGTTCTGCTGATTCTGGATTATCCAGTACGTTTTTCTGAAACGACAAAAAAACACATCATCAAAATCTGCGGAGCAGGTGTGGTGATCATCTCCCTTTGTATTGCTCTCCTCATCAGCCTCGGGATACCGGTTGATGCAGTATATGGTGAGATGATCTGGAGGATCTTGGCAGTTTCAGGGCTGTTTTGTGGAGGGATCGTTCTTCTATTTCTCGGAAACAAGCTCTCTTCCCTGCCCGATGAGGGGGTCTACCCCAAAAGATGA
- a CDS encoding nitroreductase family protein, with protein sequence MNTRNPGIANFGVTIIQSRHSVRKFKDVEIPPEFIRKALECASKAPTARNVQPWIFVVVKKKETLAKIAELAPNGKFIEGAAVGFLVFGKADWQYVIEDCSAATENLLLALHAYGYGGCWIAGDKKDYAEDVRKLVNVPDEFKLVSIIAAGVPDVGGITLAEKMPLEQLVFEEKYQ encoded by the coding sequence ATGAATACGAGAAATCCGGGTATTGCAAACTTCGGTGTAACAATCATCCAGTCGAGACACAGTGTCAGAAAGTTCAAAGACGTGGAAATACCGCCGGAGTTCATCAGAAAAGCCCTCGAATGTGCATCAAAGGCACCAACTGCACGGAATGTTCAACCATGGATTTTTGTTGTCGTGAAGAAGAAAGAGACACTCGCAAAGATCGCCGAGCTTGCTCCAAATGGAAAATTCATCGAAGGAGCCGCAGTTGGGTTCCTTGTCTTTGGTAAAGCTGACTGGCAGTATGTGATCGAAGACTGCTCGGCAGCAACCGAAAACCTGCTTCTCGCCCTCCATGCCTACGGATACGGCGGCTGCTGGATTGCCGGCGACAAGAAGGATTACGCAGAGGATGTGCGTAAACTGGTCAATGTCCCGGACGAGTTCAAACTTGTCTCGATAATTGCAGCCGGAGTGCCGGATGTCGGCGGCATTACTCTCGCAGAAAAGATGCCGCTGGAACAGCTGGTCTTCGAAGAAAAATACCAGTGA
- a CDS encoding bifunctional 2-polyprenyl-6-hydroxyphenol methylase/3-demethylubiquinol 3-O-methyltransferase UbiG, with the protein MCSDKPDYIRMWDEQMARAFQQKRTAGEDNGSFWDNPVNVDRYVKRLQNDDRGRVEKQLASMKIPQGSSVLDIGAGPGTLSVPLALSGSSVTVVEPSGPMIRGMETYRALTNAPPIRVIQKTWEEASLLEIGRHDVVIASLSLMMENIRDCIKKMDACANSAVHLFWFLIPPSLSRGNKDLWPLLHGEPYDYEPTADILWNVLFQLGIYANLTVESRSVGQAYTSVEEMHQDYYTRLLANTDEQKGVVDRYLGERIRKTENGYVLPGTSKTAHIWWEK; encoded by the coding sequence ATGTGTTCCGATAAACCGGACTATATTCGGATGTGGGATGAACAGATGGCCCGTGCATTTCAGCAGAAACGTACCGCAGGCGAGGATAACGGAAGTTTCTGGGATAATCCGGTCAATGTTGACAGATATGTCAAAAGGCTGCAGAATGATGACCGGGGAAGAGTAGAGAAACAACTTGCCTCGATGAAAATCCCACAGGGATCTTCGGTTCTCGATATAGGTGCCGGCCCCGGCACACTATCTGTGCCGCTCGCTTTATCCGGCAGTTCTGTGACAGTCGTGGAGCCGTCAGGTCCTATGATTCGGGGAATGGAGACATACCGGGCACTCACGAACGCTCCTCCCATTCGGGTCATCCAAAAGACCTGGGAAGAAGCCTCTCTCCTGGAAATCGGGAGACATGATGTTGTGATCGCTTCTCTCTCTCTGATGATGGAAAACATCAGGGATTGTATCAAAAAGATGGATGCCTGTGCAAACTCCGCGGTCCATCTCTTCTGGTTTCTTATTCCTCCCTCTCTTTCGCGGGGAAACAAGGACCTCTGGCCGCTTCTGCACGGAGAACCTTACGACTATGAACCTACCGCCGACATACTCTGGAATGTTCTGTTTCAACTTGGCATCTATGCAAACCTTACTGTTGAATCAAGGAGTGTCGGTCAGGCATATACGTCAGTTGAAGAAATGCATCAGGATTATTATACCCGTCTTCTGGCAAATACCGATGAACAAAAAGGGGTTGTGGATCGGTATCTGGGTGAACGTATTCGCAAAACAGAAAATGGCTATGTTCTTCCCGGAACATCAAAGACCGCCCACATCTGGTGGGAAAAATAA
- a CDS encoding TraB/GumN family protein, producing MTEIHIVGTAHVSQKSIDEVREKVDAVDPDVIAIELDPGRFAALKQQMREAKDLELGILPTDEAKPVAPEVKNLLKGNFTLMLVQWILAYVQRKIGMNVGVEPGAEMKEAIKIAEERNIMVLLIDRNINTTLARFWGNMKFLEKIKLVWILISSMVGTDDETEGIDTNMVESLTNPDMIELALTEFQKFSPTGANALITERDAYLTHGIINLEHSSFERAVVVVGAGHLPGITRFRENPKTLPTMKSLNELPKKYPWGKILGSVFIAMFAVIILAIAFSGATDLLIWAIIYWVVLNGVFAGVATLLVRGHPLSAATAAGLAWMTSLNPFLACGWFAAIVEAKMRPPSAGDFKAIAKAETIHDMFSVPLFKILLVAAAANIGSTIATIAFFVFLTPLLGVDLDMMKEILITGFTNLWAFLTGWI from the coding sequence ATGACGGAAATACACATCGTTGGAACAGCCCATGTTTCACAGAAAAGCATCGACGAAGTTCGTGAGAAAGTGGATGCCGTAGATCCTGATGTAATAGCCATCGAACTGGATCCGGGGCGTTTTGCCGCATTAAAACAGCAGATGAGAGAGGCAAAGGATCTGGAACTCGGGATCCTGCCGACTGACGAGGCAAAACCGGTCGCGCCCGAGGTGAAGAATCTCTTAAAAGGGAACTTTACTCTGATGCTTGTTCAGTGGATCCTCGCATATGTTCAGCGAAAGATCGGTATGAACGTCGGTGTCGAGCCGGGAGCTGAGATGAAAGAGGCGATCAAAATCGCCGAAGAGAGAAATATCATGGTACTTCTCATCGATCGGAACATCAACACGACGCTCGCCCGGTTCTGGGGAAACATGAAATTCCTCGAGAAGATAAAACTCGTCTGGATCCTGATCAGTTCTATGGTCGGAACGGATGATGAGACCGAAGGTATCGATACCAACATGGTCGAATCTCTGACAAATCCTGACATGATCGAACTTGCTCTGACCGAGTTCCAGAAGTTTTCACCGACCGGTGCAAATGCATTGATCACTGAAAGGGATGCATACCTGACGCACGGGATCATCAATCTGGAGCACAGTTCCTTCGAACGTGCAGTGGTCGTGGTGGGTGCCGGGCACCTCCCGGGGATCACCAGGTTCCGGGAGAATCCCAAAACACTGCCGACCATGAAAAGCCTCAACGAACTGCCGAAGAAGTATCCTTGGGGAAAGATCCTCGGTAGTGTGTTCATCGCCATGTTCGCGGTGATAATTCTCGCGATCGCATTTTCTGGTGCGACGGATCTTCTTATCTGGGCGATCATCTACTGGGTTGTGCTGAACGGAGTGTTCGCCGGAGTAGCGACATTACTCGTGAGAGGTCACCCGCTTTCCGCGGCTACCGCGGCGGGTCTCGCATGGATGACTTCCCTGAACCCCTTCCTAGCATGCGGATGGTTTGCGGCGATCGTGGAGGCCAAGATGCGGCCGCCAAGCGCAGGGGACTTTAAGGCGATCGCAAAGGCCGAAACGATTCACGACATGTTTTCGGTCCCGCTGTTTAAGATCCTCCTTGTCGCTGCTGCGGCAAATATCGGGAGTACGATTGCGACAATTGCCTTCTTTGTCTTCCTGACACCGCTCTTAGGAGTTGATCTTGATATGATGAAAGAGATATTGATAACCGGATTTACCAATCTCTGGGCATTTCTGACCGGCTGGATCTGA
- a CDS encoding YkgJ family cysteine cluster protein, giving the protein MELENQIRKAEFTCRLCGECCSGKNNEVMVSPDEIDLLCETTDLTPDQITEPYPEWIHDGEATFTFGRVLRRGEDGNCMFLENNRCTVYAHRPNICRTYPFMLDGKELLVFECCGCKTGEPTPDTEQIAKDLLNRLSAEDKEFLLTKEQYQKHSMVLGSTIIFDSRGAHLHKQQ; this is encoded by the coding sequence ATGGAGTTGGAGAACCAGATTCGGAAGGCGGAGTTCACCTGCAGACTTTGCGGTGAATGCTGCAGCGGAAAAAATAACGAGGTGATGGTCTCGCCCGACGAGATCGATCTGCTCTGTGAAACGACCGATCTTACCCCGGATCAGATCACTGAGCCGTATCCGGAATGGATCCATGACGGCGAGGCGACCTTCACCTTCGGCAGGGTTTTACGGCGGGGAGAGGATGGAAACTGTATGTTTCTTGAAAACAACCGATGCACCGTTTACGCACACAGACCGAATATCTGCCGAACATACCCCTTCATGCTTGACGGCAAAGAACTTCTCGTCTTTGAATGCTGCGGGTGTAAAACCGGCGAGCCTACACCGGATACTGAGCAGATAGCAAAGGACCTCCTCAACCGGCTGAGTGCAGAGGATAAGGAGTTTCTTTTAACAAAAGAGCAGTACCAAAAGCATAGTATGGTTTTGGGGTCAACAATCATCTTCGACAGCAGGGGAGCTCATCTGCACAAACAACAATGA
- the cobT gene encoding nicotinate mononucleotide-dependent phosphoribosyltransferase CobT → MSFVSTRADFPAESPMFALILSNSLVSTIEGVSGAGESPAKSLMVPPLDAELIINGEITSVDMTPNTPTGCPTPAVMTLAMMDLIGMKPLMIAAGLDHEVTVPHMQFGEKAGGDPRNGQAVPNAKGLFEKGRWLGEYLSQTHDLLVLGECLPGGTTTALCVLRALGYQAKVSSCLVDNPVCIKERIASEAVEKVHKAGVTDPLGIVSMIGDPMIPVAAGIAEGYRGKLFLAGGTQMLAAAAVIRALGNTVPDIVTTIYVYNDKTASFKETAAAVGADAYYVDPEFDSIGHAGLARYAEGEIKEGSGAGGAMFLASILGFAPEDIKNSIREQVIRYT, encoded by the coding sequence ATGTCATTTGTTTCAACGAGAGCGGATTTCCCTGCTGAGTCTCCGATGTTCGCCCTGATCCTGTCAAACTCCCTGGTCTCCACAATAGAAGGGGTATCCGGAGCAGGGGAAAGCCCGGCAAAAAGTCTGATGGTCCCGCCGTTAGACGCAGAACTCATCATTAACGGGGAAATAACGTCCGTTGACATGACACCAAATACGCCGACCGGTTGTCCAACTCCGGCAGTTATGACCCTCGCGATGATGGATCTGATCGGCATGAAACCCCTCATGATCGCGGCAGGCCTGGATCATGAGGTCACCGTCCCTCATATGCAGTTCGGAGAAAAAGCCGGAGGCGACCCGCGGAACGGACAGGCGGTCCCGAACGCGAAAGGACTCTTTGAAAAAGGCAGATGGCTCGGCGAATATCTCTCCCAAACTCACGATCTCCTCGTTCTTGGTGAATGTCTACCGGGTGGGACAACGACCGCACTCTGCGTTCTTCGCGCCCTCGGATATCAGGCAAAAGTCAGCAGTTGTCTCGTGGACAACCCTGTCTGTATCAAAGAGAGAATCGCGTCCGAAGCAGTGGAAAAGGTACATAAAGCCGGCGTGACCGATCCGCTCGGGATCGTTTCCATGATCGGAGACCCGATGATCCCGGTCGCCGCAGGGATCGCTGAAGGGTACCGGGGAAAACTGTTCCTCGCAGGAGGTACACAGATGCTTGCAGCGGCGGCAGTGATAAGGGCACTTGGAAACACCGTTCCCGATATCGTGACGACGATCTATGTCTACAATGACAAGACGGCCTCATTCAAAGAAACGGCCGCCGCAGTCGGAGCAGATGCCTATTATGTGGACCCCGAGTTCGACTCGATCGGTCATGCAGGTCTTGCCCGGTATGCTGAAGGGGAGATCAAAGAAGGATCAGGCGCCGGAGGAGCGATGTTTCTTGCAAGCATTCTCGGGTTCGCTCCCGAGGATATTAAAAACTCGATTCGCGAACAAGTGATCAGATACACCTAA